A stretch of the Candidatus Jettenia sp. AMX2 genome encodes the following:
- the cobM gene encoding precorrin-4 C(11)-methyltransferase: MKVFFVGAGPGDPELLTIKGLKAIQGASYCIYAGSLVNKELLAFLPQHAKIYDSSTMNLEAITAIYKEAMEQDMDVVRIHSGDPSIYGATQEQMQVLDELGIYYDIIPGVSSFVAAAAVLKQELTLPGVTQTIIITRMEGKTPIPEKEHLSALAMTTPTLCIFLSIEKIEEIVNIILPYYTQDCPVAVVYKATWPDQKIIHARLSNIVERVKEASIKRSAMIIVGRALEKEFQRSVLYS; this comes from the coding sequence ATGAAAGTATTCTTTGTCGGTGCAGGACCGGGCGATCCTGAATTGCTAACGATTAAGGGTTTAAAGGCTATCCAGGGTGCAAGCTATTGTATTTATGCAGGATCTCTCGTCAATAAGGAATTGCTTGCCTTTCTTCCGCAGCATGCAAAAATATATGATTCTTCAACCATGAACCTGGAAGCAATTACCGCAATTTACAAAGAGGCCATGGAACAGGATATGGATGTAGTAAGGATTCATTCAGGAGACCCTTCCATTTACGGTGCAACGCAGGAACAGATGCAGGTTCTCGATGAATTGGGAATTTACTATGATATCATCCCGGGCGTCAGCTCATTTGTTGCTGCGGCAGCTGTTTTAAAACAGGAGCTTACGCTTCCGGGGGTTACCCAGACAATTATTATTACGCGCATGGAGGGCAAAACTCCAATCCCTGAAAAAGAGCATCTCAGTGCCCTGGCTATGACAACTCCCACCTTATGTATCTTTTTAAGTATTGAAAAAATAGAAGAAATTGTAAATATCATTCTTCCGTATTATACTCAGGATTGTCCGGTAGCCGTTGTTTATAAAGCAACCTGGCCGGATCAAAAAATTATTCACGCAAGGCTATCGAACATTGTTGAAAGAGTGAAAGAGGCATCTATAAAAAGGTCAGCAATGATAATTGTTGGAAGGGCATTGGAAAAAGAATTTCAAAGATCGGTGTTATATAGTTAG
- a CDS encoding DEAD/DEAH box helicase family protein, translating into MKHTIDQLIINSPYEEPRHYWSYDRETRSFSQKEGRRPAGYVIASENSRSFDDPGIFIELPLVNKIRLRVNAWRESGYPGVTGITKRLLEHWYNPEEREYLRFFFCQLEAIETLIWLVEAPEAEKVGIEIPSDGGFFKRFCSKMATGSGKTIVMAMLIAWQVLNKVTYPHDTRFSRHIFVVAPGLTVKNRIQVLIPAFQGNYYEEFNIVPSALLEKLHQGKVLIHNWHKLNWETEERIAKKKGVDKRGAKSNEAYVRDVLGEMANARNIIIMNDEAHHAWRVPAESKIKGVKKEDIEEATKWIGGLDRIHRARGILACYDFSATPFAPSGKKSSEEALFGWIVSDFGLNDAIESGLVKTPRVVIRDDGVPDARTYKSKLYHIYEWVKDDLNRKAEEYETLPDLVINGYYLLGKDWLETAKAWQEAKFKTIPVMISVANRTETAARIKYAFDHKKIRIDELCIPEQILHIDSKVLEMAESQEEAEAFDESTTTEEDQNTEPSHKLSKKKQAEVLRQMVDTISQAGKPGERIQKVISVGMLSEGWDAKTVTHIMGLRAFSSQLLCEQVVGRGLRRTSYEINPKTGLFDAEYVNIFGVPFTFLPHESEDGPPPPPPPPKTRIEPVKEKRQYGISWPNIIRIDHIYKPELKLDMDPVKVLELHASDTKMLAELAPVVEGKPDITKISSIALEDLGRKFRMQRIVFETAGDIFDQMKPNWKGNKEYLLAQLIRLVEEFIASGKIHISPPLFYQDEVRRRLLITLNMSKLVQHIWEAIRFENTESVVPVFDSDHPIRSTGDMQTWYTGKPCEYTKKSHINFCVFDSTWESTEAFELDNNPHVEAWVKNDHLGFEIFYIFEGIVRKYRPDFIIKLRTNDFLILEVKGQDTRRDKTKREFLNEWIKAVNEHSGFGKWQWGVSKDPGDIKNIIERAVT; encoded by the coding sequence ATGAAACATACCATCGATCAGCTCATCATCAACTCCCCCTACGAAGAGCCAAGACACTATTGGAGCTATGACCGTGAGACCCGCTCCTTCTCACAAAAAGAGGGCAGACGCCCTGCAGGCTACGTAATTGCCTCAGAGAATTCAAGATCATTCGATGACCCCGGTATTTTTATCGAACTACCGTTGGTAAATAAAATACGGTTACGGGTAAATGCATGGCGCGAATCCGGCTATCCTGGCGTTACCGGTATTACCAAACGCTTGCTTGAACATTGGTATAATCCGGAGGAACGGGAATACCTGCGTTTCTTCTTCTGTCAGTTAGAGGCAATAGAAACACTCATCTGGCTTGTCGAGGCACCTGAAGCAGAAAAGGTTGGTATAGAAATCCCATCAGATGGTGGATTTTTTAAGCGTTTTTGTTCAAAAATGGCAACTGGCTCAGGCAAAACCATTGTTATGGCAATGCTTATCGCCTGGCAGGTTTTAAATAAGGTCACGTATCCCCATGATACCCGATTCTCCAGACATATCTTCGTTGTTGCTCCGGGGCTTACCGTAAAAAACCGTATTCAGGTATTAATACCTGCATTTCAGGGAAACTATTACGAAGAATTCAATATCGTTCCTTCAGCCCTTCTGGAAAAATTGCATCAGGGAAAGGTGCTCATTCATAACTGGCATAAATTAAACTGGGAAACGGAAGAAAGGATCGCCAAAAAGAAAGGTGTAGATAAACGGGGCGCAAAAAGCAACGAGGCCTATGTACGCGATGTATTGGGTGAAATGGCAAATGCCCGTAACATTATTATCATGAATGATGAAGCTCATCATGCCTGGCGTGTACCGGCGGAATCAAAGATTAAAGGTGTTAAAAAGGAAGATATTGAAGAGGCCACAAAATGGATTGGTGGTCTGGACAGGATTCACAGGGCAAGAGGCATACTTGCCTGTTATGATTTCTCAGCTACGCCGTTTGCACCGTCAGGTAAGAAAAGTTCGGAAGAGGCATTGTTTGGCTGGATTGTCAGCGACTTTGGACTCAATGATGCCATAGAATCAGGATTGGTAAAAACCCCACGCGTTGTTATCCGGGACGATGGTGTGCCCGATGCAAGGACGTATAAATCGAAACTTTACCATATCTATGAATGGGTTAAAGACGATTTGAATCGTAAGGCGGAAGAATATGAGACCCTGCCCGATCTGGTAATCAATGGCTATTATCTCTTAGGAAAGGATTGGTTAGAGACGGCAAAGGCCTGGCAAGAGGCTAAATTTAAAACGATCCCTGTTATGATCTCCGTTGCAAACCGTACAGAAACCGCAGCCCGGATTAAGTATGCATTTGACCATAAAAAAATCAGGATAGACGAGCTCTGTATCCCGGAACAAATACTCCACATCGATTCAAAGGTCCTCGAGATGGCAGAATCGCAAGAGGAAGCCGAAGCATTTGACGAGAGTACAACTACAGAAGAAGACCAGAATACTGAACCCTCACACAAACTCTCAAAGAAAAAACAGGCAGAGGTGCTTCGTCAGATGGTTGATACTATTAGTCAGGCAGGAAAACCCGGCGAAAGAATTCAGAAAGTAATCTCGGTAGGTATGCTTTCTGAAGGCTGGGATGCAAAGACGGTTACCCACATCATGGGACTTCGGGCGTTTTCCAGTCAATTACTGTGTGAACAGGTTGTGGGTCGGGGCCTCAGAAGGACATCCTACGAGATCAATCCAAAGACAGGGTTATTCGATGCTGAATATGTAAACATCTTTGGAGTGCCATTTACCTTCTTACCCCATGAATCTGAAGATGGTCCGCCACCGCCTCCGCCACCTCCAAAGACACGGATAGAGCCAGTGAAAGAGAAGCGGCAGTACGGAATAAGCTGGCCCAACATTATCCGTATTGATCATATATATAAACCTGAATTAAAACTTGATATGGACCCGGTTAAGGTACTTGAGTTACATGCAAGTGACACAAAAATGTTGGCAGAACTTGCCCCTGTCGTAGAGGGTAAACCGGATATTACCAAAATTTCCTCAATCGCCCTTGAAGACTTAGGGAGAAAATTCAGGATGCAAAGGATTGTGTTTGAAACTGCAGGGGATATCTTTGATCAAATGAAACCGAACTGGAAGGGCAACAAAGAGTATTTACTTGCTCAATTGATTCGATTAGTAGAAGAGTTTATTGCATCCGGTAAGATCCATATTTCTCCACCACTCTTTTATCAGGATGAGGTAAGGCGCCGTCTGCTCATAACCCTTAATATGAGTAAACTCGTACAGCATATCTGGGAAGCCATTCGTTTTGAAAATACGGAATCCGTTGTCCCTGTATTTGACAGCGACCACCCTATCCGTTCAACAGGAGACATGCAGACCTGGTATACAGGCAAGCCGTGTGAGTACACGAAAAAGTCGCATATCAACTTTTGTGTCTTTGACAGTACATGGGAATCAACAGAAGCCTTCGAACTCGATAACAATCCTCATGTTGAGGCATGGGTAAAGAATGATCACCTTGGATTTGAAATCTTCTATATTTTTGAGGGGATTGTCCGGAAATATCGCCCTGATTTCATCATAAAACTCAGAACAAACGATTTTCTCATACTCGAAGTCAAAGGGCAGGACACCAGGAGAGACAAGACCAAACGTGAGTTCCTGAACGAATGGATAAAAGCGGTTAACGAACATAGCGGTTTTGGAAAGTGGCAATGGGGTGTATCTAAAGATCCGGGTGATATTAAGAATATTATAGAAAGAGCAGTCACTTAA
- a CDS encoding HU family DNA-binding protein, which yields MNKQELIELVAKECDMSKANGEKAVNAVLNGIKNGVEKSKEVRLIGFGSFSVKTRKARKGRNPQTGDIIDIKSSKTVKFSPGQDFKDVVNK from the coding sequence ATGAATAAACAGGAACTGATTGAATTAGTAGCGAAGGAATGTGATATGTCAAAGGCTAACGGAGAAAAGGCGGTAAATGCTGTTTTAAATGGTATAAAGAACGGTGTTGAAAAGAGTAAAGAGGTCCGTTTAATTGGTTTTGGCAGTTTCTCCGTAAAAACGCGAAAAGCACGGAAGGGGCGCAACCCGCAAACAGGCGATATAATCGATATTAAATCCAGCAAAACAGTAAAATTCAGTCCGGGACAAGACTTTAAAGATGTTGTAAACAAATAA
- a CDS encoding dual specificity protein phosphatase family protein: MSVVADLEFLKDIGIEAIVSLSELPLHKTLIEEFGFEYKHIPVVDLTSPTQEQIDEFLLFVNNLNTSKKRIVVHCDAGIGRTGTMLACYLVNKGCDAQKAILEVRKKRPGSIETAEQEEAIVKFEERLLKKRNN, translated from the coding sequence ATGTCGGTAGTAGCAGATCTCGAGTTTCTGAAAGATATCGGGATTGAAGCGATAGTTTCATTGTCTGAATTACCGCTTCATAAAACCTTAATCGAAGAATTCGGTTTTGAATACAAGCATATTCCCGTTGTAGATCTTACATCGCCAACACAGGAACAGATCGATGAGTTTTTGCTATTTGTGAATAATCTGAATACTTCTAAAAAAAGAATTGTTGTTCATTGTGATGCTGGAATTGGCAGGACAGGTACTATGCTTGCGTGTTATCTGGTAAATAAGGGATGCGATGCACAAAAGGCTATTTTAGAAGTACGCAAAAAAAGGCCTGGTTCGATAGAGACAGCAGAACAGGAAGAAGCTATCGTGAAATTTGAAGAAAGGCTTTTAAAGAAGCGCAATAATTAA
- a CDS encoding site-specific DNA-methyltransferase, with amino-acid sequence MAKKKSEKKPIEQYEHKGKERINNPPVGLVTPETDKETGKKKYSYDPHIDPALQFDSQRSQIEKIINNGLNAETLEEAKAALHELNKRQAPYLNWAGKAEHTSFEIPTVSLHVHERIDPRTIIETVRKRNGQSYVQLSLFKTKEENPPLREAIEFYKHKHNWTNRLIAGDSLLVMNSLVEKEGLSGKVQMIYFDPPYGIKYGSNFQPFVNKRDVKDGKDEDLTQEPEMIKAFKDTWELGIHSYLAYLRDRLLLARELLNESGSIFVQISDENVHLVRCLMDEVFGKENFISLIVLKKSGTTPSNQIANVSDYLIWYAKSRELVKFRRLFWEKNLDVYSKKDENEEAFFYADLQSAGETKTDQKFTFGGKEYLPRLGYHWSTSVEGLERLSKARRIHLVGNNLRYKRYLKDFPLTEITHIWDDLSGVTGNIYVVQTPNRIVERCILITTDPGDLVFDPTCGSGTTAYIAEQWGRRWITCDTSRVAITLAKQRLMTALFDYYELAHPDEGVGSGFRYKTVPHITLKSIANNEPPAQETLYDQPLLDKSRARVTGPFTVEAVPASTVKPLSDIDTAGAGFKPVPAEDIARSGETLRQAEWRDELLKCGIRGKNNQKILFSRVEPLPGTRWLHAEAETKPNDLGADTVRDPDILDEQSQRVVISFGSEYAPLEQRQVSLAIEEAQRLVPKPGIIVFASFQFDPEAAKDIDETNWPGTTLLKVQMNTDLLTDDLKKKRASNESFWLIGQPDVKLVKMKEGKDKGKYLVEVHGFDYYNTKTGIIESGGTERIALWMLDTDYDGRSLFPRQVFFPMSGEKDGWSRLAKNLKAEIDEGLIEAYRGTISLPFESDKYKRIAVKIVDDRGIESLKVMEIV; translated from the coding sequence ATGGCAAAGAAGAAGTCTGAGAAAAAACCGATTGAGCAATATGAGCATAAAGGGAAGGAACGCATAAATAATCCACCGGTTGGACTCGTTACACCTGAAACAGATAAAGAAACAGGAAAGAAAAAATACTCTTACGATCCACATATCGACCCTGCCCTCCAGTTTGATTCACAACGCAGCCAAATAGAGAAGATCATTAATAATGGTCTGAATGCTGAAACCCTTGAAGAGGCAAAGGCTGCATTACACGAATTAAACAAACGCCAGGCGCCTTACCTCAATTGGGCAGGCAAGGCAGAGCATACCTCTTTTGAAATTCCAACAGTATCCCTCCATGTCCATGAACGTATCGACCCTCGCACCATTATCGAAACTGTACGCAAACGCAATGGGCAATCGTATGTGCAGCTATCCCTCTTTAAAACAAAAGAAGAAAATCCACCCCTGCGTGAGGCTATAGAATTTTATAAGCACAAACACAACTGGACTAACAGATTGATCGCGGGTGATTCCCTGCTGGTCATGAATTCATTGGTTGAAAAAGAAGGGCTTTCAGGAAAAGTCCAGATGATTTACTTTGATCCGCCTTATGGGATTAAATATGGTTCCAATTTCCAACCATTCGTAAATAAGCGGGATGTGAAGGATGGAAAGGATGAGGATCTAACTCAGGAACCTGAGATGATTAAGGCATTCAAGGATACATGGGAGCTTGGAATTCATTCATATCTAGCGTACCTACGAGATAGATTACTATTAGCACGAGAACTTCTGAATGAAAGTGGAAGTATTTTTGTACAAATTTCAGATGAAAATGTGCATTTGGTTAGGTGTTTAATGGATGAAGTGTTTGGGAAGGAGAATTTTATAAGCTTGATTGTCCTTAAAAAATCAGGAACAACTCCATCAAATCAGATTGCCAATGTAAGTGATTATCTTATATGGTATGCAAAGTCAAGAGAGTTGGTGAAGTTTAGGCGGTTATTTTGGGAAAAGAATTTAGATGTATACTCAAAAAAAGATGAGAATGAAGAAGCATTTTTTTATGCAGATTTGCAGTCTGCTGGAGAGACTAAAACAGACCAAAAATTTACTTTTGGAGGGAAAGAATACCTACCAAGGTTAGGCTATCATTGGTCTACAAGTGTTGAAGGGCTGGAACGATTATCAAAAGCAAGGAGGATTCATCTCGTCGGTAACAATTTAAGATACAAACGATACTTAAAAGATTTTCCTTTAACAGAAATAACACATATTTGGGATGATCTCTCAGGCGTGACAGGTAATATTTATGTCGTGCAAACACCAAATCGAATTGTAGAACGTTGTATCCTCATAACTACCGATCCCGGCGATCTCGTCTTTGATCCCACCTGCGGCTCAGGCACCACCGCCTATATTGCCGAACAATGGGGCAGACGATGGATTACCTGCGATACTTCACGTGTAGCAATTACCCTCGCTAAACAACGCCTGATGACGGCCCTTTTTGATTACTACGAACTTGCCCATCCGGATGAAGGTGTGGGAAGTGGTTTTCGGTACAAGACCGTCCCACATATTACCTTAAAATCTATAGCCAATAATGAACCACCTGCACAGGAGACGCTCTATGATCAGCCGCTTTTGGATAAATCCAGGGCAAGGGTAACAGGCCCCTTCACGGTAGAGGCCGTTCCTGCCTCAACTGTAAAACCTTTATCTGATATCGATACTGCAGGGGCAGGTTTCAAACCTGTCCCCGCAGAAGACATTGCACGTTCCGGTGAAACACTGCGTCAGGCAGAATGGCGTGATGAACTTCTAAAATGTGGCATCCGGGGAAAGAATAATCAGAAAATCCTCTTTTCACGGGTAGAACCATTACCCGGCACACGATGGCTGCATGCAGAGGCTGAGACCAAACCTAACGATCTTGGTGCGGATACCGTTCGTGACCCTGACATACTGGACGAACAATCACAACGCGTCGTCATCTCCTTTGGTTCAGAATATGCCCCGTTGGAACAGCGGCAAGTATCACTTGCCATAGAAGAGGCCCAAAGACTCGTTCCCAAACCCGGTATCATCGTTTTTGCCTCATTTCAGTTTGACCCTGAGGCTGCAAAGGATATTGATGAAACCAACTGGCCCGGTACTACCTTACTAAAAGTACAGATGAATACTGATCTCCTTACCGATGATCTTAAGAAGAAACGCGCAAGTAATGAAAGCTTCTGGCTCATCGGTCAACCCGATGTAAAGTTGGTGAAGATGAAAGAAGGAAAGGATAAAGGTAAATACCTTGTTGAAGTTCATGGGTTTGATTACTACAATACCAAGACAGGTATCATTGAGTCGGGTGGTACGGAAAGGATTGCTTTATGGATGCTGGATACAGACTATGATGGCAGGAGCCTTTTCCCGCGACAGGTCTTTTTTCCCATGTCCGGTGAAAAAGACGGCTGGTCACGGTTGGCGAAGAATTTAAAGGCAGAGATTGATGAAGGACTTATCGAGGCTTACAGAGGTACTATCTCACTGCCATTCGAGTCAGATAAATACAAGCGTATTGCGGTAAAGATCGTGGATGATAGAGGAATTGAAAGTTTAAAGGTTATGGAAATCGTATGA
- the kdsA gene encoding 3-deoxy-8-phosphooctulonate synthase encodes MKNLLIGQGHPLVFIAGPCVIEDSESCLRLAEQLKILFTTKKIPFIFKASYDKANRTSVNSYRGPGIHEGIKILTDIKKKLDLPVLSDIHCKTEVSMVSEVLDIIQIPAFLCRQTDLILAAAKTGKPVNIKKGQFLAPWDMSSVVEKIRSAGNEQILLTERGACFGYNNLVSDMRSLVIMRELGYPVIYDATHSVQLPGGQGTISGGERKMVMPLARAAVATGCDALFMEVHEAPEKALSDASTMLSLKNLPDLIDQTVEIHNILKNPAL; translated from the coding sequence ATGAAAAATCTGCTTATTGGCCAGGGGCATCCCCTGGTTTTCATAGCAGGCCCTTGTGTTATAGAGGATTCAGAAAGTTGTTTAAGATTAGCTGAGCAATTAAAAATCCTTTTTACTACAAAAAAAATCCCCTTCATTTTTAAAGCATCATATGATAAAGCAAACAGGACTTCCGTTAATTCATACCGGGGACCTGGTATTCATGAAGGAATAAAGATTTTAACGGATATTAAAAAGAAGCTGGATTTACCGGTACTTTCCGATATTCACTGTAAGACAGAGGTGTCAATGGTATCGGAAGTGCTTGATATAATACAGATTCCCGCCTTTCTCTGCAGGCAAACGGATTTAATCCTGGCAGCAGCAAAAACAGGCAAGCCGGTGAATATCAAAAAAGGGCAGTTTTTGGCCCCGTGGGATATGAGTTCTGTCGTTGAGAAGATACGCAGCGCCGGAAATGAACAAATTTTATTAACGGAGCGGGGGGCATGTTTTGGCTATAATAACCTGGTTAGCGATATGCGTTCATTGGTTATTATGCGTGAATTGGGGTATCCCGTAATCTACGATGCAACGCACAGTGTTCAGTTGCCGGGAGGGCAGGGAACTATATCAGGAGGTGAAAGGAAAATGGTCATGCCGCTTGCGAGAGCTGCCGTTGCAACGGGATGTGACGCGCTATTTATGGAGGTACACGAGGCCCCGGAAAAGGCGCTTTCAGATGCTTCCACCATGCTTTCTTTGAAAAATTTGCCGGACCTGATCGACCAGACAGTAGAAATACATAATATTCTTAAAAACCCCGCTTTGTAA
- the typA gene encoding translational GTPase TypA has product MTKFLRDDIRNVAIIAHVDHGKTTLVDQLLKQSGTFRSNQQIQNTERIMDSNDLERERGITILAKNTAITYKGLKINIIDTPGHADFGGEVERVLKMADGVLLLVDAAEGPMPQTRFVLRKALSYNLKPLIVINKIDRPDARCTEVLNDIFDLFVELEANDEQLDFPVIYASGREGYAKRALEDVNNNIVPLLDAIVQYIPKPKGNPDSSLQVQVISLDYNDYVGRIGVGRIFNGIINVGQQVTRIDRDGNRTVHKVTELYIFAGLERQTTKSAGVGDIIALTGIENLDIGDTIASLEDPQAMPKITIDEPTLSMIFSVNNSPFSGRDGKYVTSRNLRERLYKELRSNVALKVEDTETPDAFRVSGRGLLHLSVLLENMRRDGYELQVSKPKVIFKEINGKKAEPVEYVVIDVPKEYEGQVISMLGVRKGEMLRMDTNKEITHFEFKVPSRGLIGIRNRLLSSTRGEAIMYHNFYDYELYKGDITHRIQGVLISMAAGEATAYALDGLQERGVMFVKPGDQVYEGMIVGEHCEQNDITVNVIRAKKATNIRSATADKGIKLPPPREFSLEMALEYIEDDELVEVTPKTFRLRKKLLSENERRIIRRLQSPEPAVI; this is encoded by the coding sequence ATGACAAAGTTTTTAAGAGATGATATACGGAATGTGGCGATAATTGCTCACGTTGACCATGGCAAAACTACCCTTGTTGATCAGTTACTTAAGCAGAGCGGCACCTTCAGATCGAATCAGCAGATTCAAAATACAGAGAGGATTATGGATTCCAATGATCTCGAACGGGAGCGGGGCATCACTATTCTGGCAAAGAATACCGCTATTACCTATAAAGGGCTGAAGATTAATATTATCGATACGCCAGGACATGCCGATTTTGGTGGAGAAGTTGAGCGTGTTCTCAAAATGGCCGACGGTGTATTATTATTGGTAGATGCAGCAGAAGGACCTATGCCGCAGACAAGGTTTGTACTCCGCAAAGCCCTGAGTTACAATTTAAAACCACTGATAGTGATCAATAAAATTGACAGGCCTGATGCGCGCTGTACTGAAGTATTAAATGATATTTTTGATCTTTTTGTTGAACTTGAAGCAAATGATGAGCAATTAGATTTTCCTGTTATCTATGCCAGTGGACGGGAAGGCTATGCAAAACGGGCTTTGGAGGACGTTAATAATAATATTGTCCCATTGCTTGACGCTATTGTACAATATATTCCAAAACCTAAAGGCAATCCGGATTCATCCCTGCAGGTGCAGGTAATTTCGCTGGATTATAATGACTATGTAGGCCGGATTGGCGTTGGCAGGATATTTAACGGTATTATTAACGTTGGTCAGCAGGTTACCCGCATTGACAGGGATGGTAACCGGACAGTACACAAAGTGACGGAATTGTATATTTTTGCAGGGCTGGAAAGGCAAACAACAAAATCAGCGGGAGTAGGTGACATCATTGCTTTAACCGGAATTGAAAACCTTGATATTGGCGATACCATTGCCTCTCTCGAAGACCCGCAGGCAATGCCAAAGATTACTATCGATGAGCCTACGCTTTCTATGATATTCTCGGTAAATAATTCTCCTTTTAGCGGGCGTGATGGAAAATACGTTACAAGCAGGAATCTGAGAGAAAGGCTTTACAAAGAACTCAGATCTAACGTCGCCCTTAAGGTGGAAGATACGGAAACGCCGGATGCCTTTCGTGTCTCAGGTCGTGGTCTTCTTCATTTGTCAGTTCTGCTTGAGAATATGCGGCGTGACGGATATGAGCTGCAGGTATCAAAACCTAAAGTAATTTTTAAGGAAATAAACGGAAAAAAAGCAGAGCCGGTAGAATATGTGGTAATTGATGTGCCTAAGGAGTATGAAGGCCAGGTGATCTCAATGCTGGGAGTACGAAAAGGCGAGATGCTTCGGATGGATACGAATAAGGAAATTACCCATTTTGAGTTTAAAGTACCTTCCCGCGGTCTCATAGGTATAAGGAACCGTCTTCTTAGTTCTACGCGCGGAGAGGCCATTATGTATCATAACTTTTATGATTATGAGCTTTATAAAGGCGATATTACGCATCGTATACAGGGCGTGCTTATCTCTATGGCTGCAGGCGAGGCTACAGCCTATGCTCTGGATGGATTACAAGAGAGAGGAGTAATGTTTGTAAAACCGGGAGATCAGGTGTATGAGGGCATGATTGTGGGAGAACATTGCGAGCAAAACGATATTACGGTGAATGTTATACGGGCAAAGAAGGCTACTAATATTCGGAGTGCCACTGCAGATAAAGGGATCAAACTCCCTCCCCCAAGAGAGTTTTCTTTAGAAATGGCCCTTGAATACATAGAAGATGATGAACTGGTAGAGGTTACCCCAAAAACCTTCAGATTAAGAAAAAAACTCCTGAGTGAAAATGAACGAAGGATAATCCGCAGACTTCAGTCTCCGGAGCCTGCCGTGATATAA
- a CDS encoding acyl-CoA dehydratase activase has protein sequence MSIENITFTLSSLYQEVIIYNMGIVAGIDIGSTTTKIVLMQGNRVIGTNISSTGSNCKKTVKMLLCEMLKDHQIQGEEDIQYTIATGYGRRMIHANEIITEITANAKAVKWLMQDKVTIRTIINIGGQDCKVIALNDKGMMVDFVMNDKCAAGTGRFLEVMSRVLEVELDELGILSGKAEDIPPINSLCTVFGESEVISLLSQGRRVEDIIAGIHKSIAKRVGAMVRKAGMKEAVFFDGGTAFNQGLKKALETELEVELYVPPEPQVTTALGAAIIASERLFKKNLVD, from the coding sequence TTGTCAATAGAAAACATTACTTTTACCTTGTCCTCTCTTTATCAGGAAGTTATCATTTATAACATGGGAATAGTTGCAGGAATAGATATTGGCTCTACAACAACAAAAATTGTGCTCATGCAAGGCAATAGAGTCATTGGTACAAATATATCTTCTACAGGGTCTAACTGCAAAAAGACCGTAAAGATGTTGCTCTGCGAAATGTTGAAAGATCACCAAATCCAGGGAGAGGAAGATATCCAATACACAATCGCTACCGGTTACGGACGAAGGATGATTCATGCAAACGAGATTATCACTGAAATAACTGCGAATGCCAAAGCAGTAAAATGGCTCATGCAAGATAAAGTAACCATTAGAACTATTATTAATATTGGCGGACAGGATTGTAAGGTAATCGCATTGAATGACAAGGGCATGATGGTTGATTTTGTTATGAATGATAAATGCGCTGCCGGAACAGGAAGATTTTTAGAAGTGATGAGCCGTGTTCTGGAGGTTGAACTGGATGAACTGGGTATACTATCCGGTAAAGCAGAAGATATTCCGCCGATAAATAGTTTGTGTACCGTATTTGGCGAATCTGAGGTTATTTCACTATTATCACAGGGGAGGAGGGTAGAGGATATTATTGCTGGTATTCATAAATCAATTGCCAAAAGGGTAGGAGCAATGGTCAGGAAGGCTGGTATGAAAGAAGCAGTATTTTTTGATGGAGGCACGGCCTTTAATCAGGGATTAAAAAAAGCATTAGAAACAGAATTGGAAGTTGAACTTTATGTTCCACCCGAACCGCAAGTCACCACTGCGCTGGGTGCGGCAATTATTGCTTCTGAACGGCTCTTTAAAAAAAACCTCGTAGATTAA